In Leptospira harrisiae, a genomic segment contains:
- a CDS encoding MBOAT family O-acyltransferase: MVFFLFTAASQRYRFFVLLLASLLFYFWGEQEFILVIFVSILVNYSFGLLIEGSVYRKLYLWIGIIVNLILILYFKYTSFLLSILFNKQFDNVDIHLPLGISFFTFQGISYLIDIYRKDIFADRSLLRFSFYISFFPQLIAGPIVRYSDVFHSLTKLRSNHKEIIDGFCLFSLGLGKKVLIANTLGIYADEVFSTDFDLFGSGVAWLAILSYSFQIYFDFSGYSDMAIGLGRIFGLRFPLNFNFPYSSLSIQEFWRRWHISLSTWFRDYLYIPLGGNRVGRARQYFNLILVFLCCGFWHGASWNFLFWGMYHGFFLVIERTSYQRVIISLPSFLKFILNFTLINIGWVFFRAENLGDSVSFIKILFGANGLGIPQVISLFDFRWLIGIFFSTLFAFEWSYISKISAKIYLTRVFAFVVFILSVFFLVANNYNPFIYFRF; this comes from the coding sequence TTGGTATTTTTTTTATTTACTGCTGCAAGCCAGCGATATCGTTTTTTTGTTCTACTCTTAGCTAGTCTTCTCTTCTATTTTTGGGGTGAACAAGAATTTATTTTAGTAATCTTTGTATCAATTTTAGTAAATTACTCTTTTGGTTTATTGATTGAGGGTTCAGTATATAGGAAATTGTATCTATGGATTGGTATAATTGTAAATTTAATCTTAATTCTCTATTTTAAATATACAAGTTTTCTCCTTTCAATTCTATTCAATAAACAATTCGATAATGTAGATATTCATTTACCATTGGGAATTTCATTTTTTACATTTCAAGGGATTTCATATTTAATTGATATTTATCGAAAGGATATTTTTGCAGATCGAAGTTTATTGCGTTTTTCTTTTTATATTTCCTTTTTTCCTCAGTTAATTGCTGGTCCGATTGTAAGATATAGTGATGTTTTTCATTCCTTAACAAAGCTAAGAAGTAATCACAAAGAAATTATAGATGGTTTCTGCTTATTCTCTTTAGGTTTAGGAAAAAAGGTTCTCATTGCGAATACTTTGGGAATTTATGCTGATGAAGTGTTTTCAACTGATTTTGATTTGTTTGGTTCCGGTGTTGCTTGGCTTGCGATTCTATCTTACAGTTTTCAAATCTACTTTGACTTCTCGGGTTATTCGGATATGGCTATCGGTTTAGGTCGTATTTTCGGATTAAGATTTCCTCTAAATTTTAATTTTCCTTATTCTTCGTTAAGCATTCAAGAATTTTGGAGAAGATGGCACATTTCTCTATCTACTTGGTTTCGAGATTATTTATATATTCCTCTAGGCGGTAATCGTGTTGGAAGGGCTAGACAATATTTTAATTTAATATTAGTTTTTTTATGTTGCGGTTTTTGGCACGGTGCAAGTTGGAATTTTTTATTCTGGGGGATGTATCATGGTTTCTTTCTGGTAATTGAAAGAACTAGTTACCAACGGGTCATTATTTCATTACCTAGCTTTCTTAAGTTTATTCTAAATTTCACGTTGATCAATATTGGTTGGGTTTTTTTCCGGGCAGAAAATCTCGGAGATTCTGTTTCTTTTATCAAAATTTTATTCGGAGCAAATGGATTGGGTATTCCTCAAGTAATTTCTCTATTTGATTTTCGCTGGCTAATTGGAATATTTTTTTCCACCCTCTTTGCGTTCGAGTGGAGTTACATAAGTAAAATTTCAGCTAAAATATATCTTACTAGAGTCTTTGCGTTTGTTGTATTTATTTTGTCTGTTTTTTTTCTAGTGGCAAACAATTATAATCCATTTATCTATTTCAGGTTTTAA
- a CDS encoding glycosyltransferase, with the protein MKVTLIGTNDKAGGAARAMFRLHQALLSKGIESRILCLNQFAKGTDSINVFKYLPNLWASRRYPFLSDLIESQRTSLSNTLFSYSDIQTNLINHPLIHDADVINLHWINYFVSPFDIGKLLKLRKRIVWTLHDEWPFTGGCHYTSGCNKYITGCLDCVQVNSEIFSLPKLHYAEKENHFSSAIELVAPSKWLVEKAVRSPFFLNSRVKVISNSIEPSWFANGDRAEIRRKFGYDENCFLIGFGADSVYEKRKGLNYLIEALTILLKNQKWNTAFTSKKIKVLFFGNYTKRDLYLDKYADYLGSFSNDNEISEIYQMLDLFVIPSLEDNLPNTMLESMASGTPVLGFPVGGLAETIQNKLNGFLTELISGDSLAKEIFNLWSDPNLLKEVGRAAAKFAFENFSMSKQAEEYIKFFSMKPVLKNEKNTFKIKLKERFEFDQTYSAYLKKASFRKKILNFLFKSVRVHDFILSISEKKRST; encoded by the coding sequence ATGAAAGTTACCTTAATTGGCACTAATGATAAAGCAGGTGGCGCTGCTAGGGCAATGTTTCGTTTGCACCAAGCTTTATTATCCAAAGGAATAGAATCTAGAATTTTATGTTTGAATCAATTCGCGAAAGGTACTGACAGTATAAATGTATTCAAGTATCTTCCTAATCTTTGGGCCAGTCGGCGATATCCTTTTTTATCTGATTTAATTGAATCACAAAGAACATCATTATCTAATACCCTATTTTCTTATTCTGATATTCAGACTAATTTAATCAATCATCCATTAATTCACGATGCTGATGTAATTAATTTGCATTGGATAAACTATTTTGTCTCTCCTTTTGATATCGGGAAACTTTTAAAGCTCAGAAAAAGAATTGTTTGGACTTTGCATGATGAGTGGCCCTTTACAGGAGGTTGTCATTATACATCAGGCTGCAATAAGTATATTACTGGATGTTTAGATTGTGTTCAGGTTAATTCTGAAATTTTCAGTTTACCAAAATTGCATTATGCAGAAAAGGAAAATCATTTTTCATCAGCAATTGAACTGGTAGCACCTAGCAAATGGTTAGTGGAAAAGGCCGTTCGCAGTCCATTTTTTTTAAATTCTAGAGTGAAAGTAATATCTAATTCAATTGAACCCAGTTGGTTTGCTAATGGCGATCGTGCTGAGATTAGAAGAAAATTTGGATATGATGAAAACTGCTTTTTGATAGGCTTTGGTGCGGATTCGGTTTATGAAAAACGGAAAGGTCTTAACTATCTAATAGAGGCATTAACAATTCTTTTAAAAAATCAGAAGTGGAATACTGCTTTTACTTCGAAGAAAATAAAGGTTTTATTCTTTGGAAATTATACCAAAAGAGATCTTTATTTAGATAAATATGCAGACTATCTTGGTTCTTTTTCCAATGATAATGAAATATCTGAAATTTATCAGATGTTAGATCTCTTTGTAATTCCATCCCTTGAGGACAATCTGCCTAATACTATGTTAGAATCCATGGCCTCCGGTACGCCAGTATTAGGTTTTCCCGTTGGTGGCTTAGCCGAAACTATCCAAAATAAGCTTAATGGATTTTTAACCGAATTAATATCTGGCGATAGTTTAGCAAAAGAGATTTTTAATCTTTGGAGTGATCCTAATTTATTAAAGGAAGTTGGAAGAGCGGCAGCAAAATTTGCGTTTGAGAATTTCAGTATGTCTAAGCAGGCCGAAGAATACATTAAATTTTTTTCAATGAAACCTGTTTTAAAAAATGAAAAAAATACTTTCAAAATAAAACTGAAAGAAAGATTTGAATTCGATCAGACTTATAGTGCTTATCTAAAAAAAGCTTCCTTCCGAAAGAAAATTCTGAATTTTCTTTTTAAAAGTGTTAGGGTTCATGATTTTATTTTAAGTATTTCGGAGAAAAAACGATCTACGTAG
- a CDS encoding class I SAM-dependent methyltransferase codes for MKKKLSVNLGCGSRFHQDWLNFDFVSKSKDVIAADLRNGIPVADATVNVVYSSHVLEHFSRSKVTHFLKDIYRILEPGGILRIVVPDLEQIVRAYIEQLDKAKIGNNSGLVRSDWLVHELLDQIQRNTSGGETIQWWNQDPIPEADYIYERLGDEFLNYVRSKKQTNFQISFLTHCKIFIRSVMRNILDLFLKILGYSLEMAEIGKFRLGGEVHYWMYDSVSLGELLRQNGFVNIRVCRSNESSIPNFNSYCLDIDENGKTRKPDSLFIEASKKS; via the coding sequence ATGAAAAAAAAACTATCGGTAAATTTGGGTTGCGGATCACGTTTTCATCAAGACTGGCTGAATTTTGATTTTGTTTCAAAATCAAAAGATGTGATAGCAGCTGATCTTAGAAACGGAATTCCTGTTGCTGACGCTACAGTCAACGTTGTTTATTCCTCGCATGTATTGGAACATTTTTCAAGAAGTAAAGTTACCCACTTTTTGAAAGATATTTATCGCATTTTGGAACCAGGTGGAATATTACGGATCGTGGTGCCAGATTTGGAACAAATTGTTCGAGCATATATAGAACAATTAGATAAAGCAAAAATTGGAAATAATTCCGGTCTTGTTAGATCTGATTGGTTGGTTCATGAGCTGTTGGATCAAATACAAAGAAATACTTCTGGTGGTGAAACCATCCAATGGTGGAACCAAGATCCAATTCCGGAAGCAGATTACATTTATGAAAGATTAGGTGATGAGTTTCTTAATTACGTTAGATCAAAGAAACAAACAAATTTCCAAATTTCCTTTTTAACGCATTGCAAAATTTTCATACGATCCGTTATGAGAAACATTTTGGACCTATTTTTAAAAATACTTGGATATTCATTAGAAATGGCTGAGATCGGGAAGTTTCGTCTAGGAGGCGAGGTTCATTATTGGATGTACGATTCAGTATCTTTGGGAGAACTCTTAAGACAAAATGGTTTTGTAAATATCAGAGTATGTCGTTCAAATGAATCTTCAATTCCGAATTTTAATTCATATTGTTTGGATATCGATGAAAACGGAAAAACAAGAAAACCTGATTCTTTATTTATCGAAGCATCTAAAAAATCTTGA
- a CDS encoding DegT/DnrJ/EryC1/StrS family aminotransferase, whose translation MENFIPVCEPSLLGNEKKYILDAVETGWISSAGKYVTEFESQFAKYCGVDHGIGVCNGTVAIHLALVALGIGKGDEVIIPNFTMIATAFAVCYTGATPVFVDADRNTWNIDITKIEEKITSNTKAIIPVHIMGLVCDMDAINNIAKKHKLFVIEDAAEAHGAEYKGKKAGSMSDIATFSFFANKNLTTGEGGMVVTNDKELSSKSRYYKNLCFPLEGGREYKHSDIGFNYRLSNLHAAIGLAQLENVEMYTEMRINNFNEYNVSLSQIEGISTQIWDRMKYKHVHWMNAVVVNPRKYGRSRDELMVLLRDKGIDSRKLFTGMHSQKALKDYGCQSEGNYSVTEDLSENGMYLPSSSTLSKTQISYVCDTIASFRK comes from the coding sequence GTGGAAAACTTTATTCCTGTCTGCGAACCATCACTTCTTGGTAATGAAAAAAAATATATTTTAGACGCGGTCGAAACCGGTTGGATTTCCTCTGCTGGAAAATATGTTACTGAATTTGAATCACAATTTGCTAAGTATTGCGGGGTTGATCATGGTATCGGCGTTTGCAACGGAACAGTCGCAATTCATCTTGCTCTCGTCGCCTTAGGAATAGGCAAAGGCGATGAAGTGATTATCCCGAATTTTACGATGATTGCAACTGCTTTTGCTGTATGTTATACCGGAGCGACGCCAGTGTTTGTAGATGCTGATCGAAATACATGGAATATTGATATAACGAAAATTGAGGAAAAAATTACATCAAATACGAAAGCCATTATTCCAGTACATATTATGGGACTAGTTTGTGACATGGATGCTATCAATAACATTGCAAAGAAACATAAGCTATTTGTGATTGAAGATGCCGCTGAGGCACATGGTGCAGAATATAAAGGAAAAAAAGCTGGGTCGATGAGTGATATCGCAACATTCAGCTTTTTTGCAAATAAAAATCTTACAACCGGAGAGGGTGGTATGGTTGTAACAAACGATAAAGAGCTTTCGTCAAAATCGCGTTATTATAAGAACTTATGTTTCCCTTTAGAGGGTGGTCGTGAATACAAACATTCTGATATTGGTTTTAATTATCGTTTGTCTAACTTACATGCCGCCATTGGCTTAGCGCAGTTGGAGAATGTTGAAATGTATACTGAAATGAGGATTAATAATTTCAATGAATATAATGTTAGTCTGAGCCAAATAGAAGGTATATCTACTCAGATATGGGATCGAATGAAGTATAAACATGTTCATTGGATGAATGCTGTAGTGGTTAACCCTCGTAAATATGGAAGAAGTCGTGATGAACTTATGGTTCTTTTGAGAGATAAGGGAATTGATTCAAGGAAACTTTTCACCGGAATGCATTCTCAAAAAGCACTTAAAGATTATGGCTGTCAGAGCGAAGGTAATTACTCGGTGACAGAAGATTTAAGTGAGAATGGAATGTATCTCCCTTCTTCAAGCACGCTATCTAAAACGCAGATATCATATGTTTGTGATACGATCGCAAGTTTCCGAAAATAA
- a CDS encoding glycosyltransferase family 2 protein, whose protein sequence is MISYIITTFNRGEKVLKTIHSILKQVSESDEIEVIVVDGGSKDNTCELVQELANKVPWVRLIIEKAPGVMPSRHAGAIEAKGEILVYIEDDVQVFETHLETIKEIFSNPKNQIATGPCEPDYLSNDFPIWYQTMWSTVSSIPNSKVNGWFSLMNLGDKVLDIDASYVWALNYAIRKTLLFELGGFHPDLSPPKWKAFQGDGESGLSSKASEKNISAIYHPGLRVLHEIQADRFNLNYVERRFFFQGISDSFTLLRKTRNASSLVRYYATLVLLSLRVFKQKTQGKELRIDLLCEKARLKGFIFHQRSFRDDLKVKNWVLEENYINKVVPDPTPIRLFDKFFLMV, encoded by the coding sequence ATGATAAGTTATATTATTACAACTTTTAATAGAGGTGAAAAAGTTTTAAAAACAATTCATTCGATTTTAAAACAAGTTTCCGAATCAGACGAAATTGAAGTTATCGTAGTTGATGGTGGTTCAAAAGATAATACCTGCGAACTAGTGCAAGAATTAGCAAATAAAGTTCCTTGGGTTCGTTTGATAATCGAAAAAGCCCCTGGTGTGATGCCATCAAGACATGCTGGTGCCATAGAGGCGAAAGGTGAAATTCTTGTATACATTGAGGATGACGTTCAAGTATTTGAGACTCACCTAGAAACAATAAAAGAAATTTTTTCTAACCCTAAAAATCAAATTGCGACAGGCCCTTGCGAACCGGATTATCTATCCAATGATTTCCCGATTTGGTATCAAACCATGTGGTCAACAGTCTCATCCATTCCCAATTCCAAAGTTAATGGTTGGTTTAGCCTTATGAATTTGGGAGATAAGGTTTTAGATATTGATGCATCCTATGTTTGGGCATTGAATTATGCGATAAGAAAAACTTTGCTCTTTGAATTGGGTGGTTTCCATCCAGATTTATCTCCACCTAAATGGAAGGCATTTCAAGGAGATGGGGAATCTGGATTATCCTCGAAAGCTAGCGAAAAAAATATCTCAGCAATCTACCATCCTGGTTTGAGAGTTTTGCATGAAATTCAAGCTGATCGATTTAACTTAAATTATGTAGAAAGACGTTTCTTTTTTCAGGGAATCTCGGATTCTTTTACTTTGTTACGCAAAACCCGGAATGCATCTTCGTTAGTTCGATATTACGCAACCCTTGTTTTATTGTCTTTACGAGTGTTTAAACAGAAAACTCAAGGAAAAGAACTGCGAATTGATTTACTTTGTGAAAAAGCTAGGTTAAAGGGATTTATTTTTCATCAGCGATCTTTTCGAGATGATTTAAAAGTAAAAAACTGGGTTCTTGAGGAAAATTATATTAATAAGGTAGTTCCCGACCCGACCCCAATTCGACTTTTTGATAAATTCTTTTTGATGGTATAA
- a CDS encoding SDR family oxidoreductase — protein sequence MDSSHKVKYLLTGATGFVGSFFRSKLDSKNSVFTSRSGGEGIQSLDLTNLNDLTSFFAQYKPAILFHIAGNKDVNFCEKYPEEARKVNVLATSYLVELCKQYETKFVYLSTDYVFDGHKGNYKETDLPNPSSEYGKMKLESEKIIESSGIEHIIIRSGALYGKNGKFYQWAVSSLREGVEIEALTDSFFTPTLLDDLFEITLKLLSSNFNGIVHIVGKNKVSRLQMISKIADSLGISNPKLKPISIAESGLFFLPDLSLCPDKLNQELNIYTHSLEEGLDYLAKGSKG from the coding sequence TTGGATAGTTCACATAAAGTAAAATACTTACTGACTGGAGCAACGGGTTTTGTTGGTTCATTTTTTCGATCTAAATTAGATTCCAAAAATAGCGTATTTACATCTAGATCGGGTGGGGAGGGAATACAATCGTTAGATTTAACAAATTTAAATGATCTAACATCTTTTTTTGCTCAATATAAACCAGCTATTTTGTTTCATATAGCTGGTAATAAAGACGTGAATTTTTGCGAAAAATATCCGGAAGAAGCTCGAAAGGTTAATGTATTAGCTACTTCTTATCTAGTAGAATTATGTAAACAATATGAAACTAAGTTTGTATATTTATCAACTGATTACGTTTTTGACGGACATAAAGGAAATTACAAAGAGACGGATTTGCCAAACCCTTCGTCTGAATACGGGAAAATGAAACTTGAGTCAGAAAAGATAATTGAGTCCTCTGGTATTGAACATATTATTATTCGATCAGGTGCTTTATATGGTAAGAATGGAAAATTCTATCAGTGGGCAGTTTCTTCATTAAGAGAAGGCGTTGAAATAGAAGCACTCACTGATTCTTTTTTTACGCCTACTCTTCTAGATGATCTTTTTGAAATAACATTAAAACTTTTATCGAGTAACTTTAACGGCATTGTTCATATTGTGGGTAAGAATAAAGTATCGAGATTGCAGATGATTTCCAAAATTGCGGATTCTTTAGGGATTTCTAATCCAAAATTAAAACCTATAAGTATTGCTGAATCGGGTCTTTTTTTTCTTCCAGATTTATCGTTATGCCCCGACAAGTTGAATCAAGAGTTGAATATTTATACACATAGTCTGGAGGAGGGTTTAGATTATCTTGCGAAGGGTTCCAAAGGTTAA
- a CDS encoding 6-hydroxymethylpterin diphosphokinase MptE-like protein, translating to MANFGISFIANDNRYYRLKNRYKGAECFIVGNGPSLRAEDLNWIAEKKILSFGVNKIHLIYPQTQWRPNFYVCEDIPVLETIKEIVNEENDITKFLMKIPGINLDKNTIYINRIASEFTDMDFFLEPVPFLFCGQTVIYICLQLALFMGFKKIYLLGIDFSWNFDDADPDDEGFSILKSDSPHFVPNYFQKGEKQYLVTREHFEYMVRILHFAKEILNDLGVEVFNATRGGKLEVFPRVSIDTLKTGR from the coding sequence TTGGCAAATTTCGGAATTTCTTTTATTGCTAATGATAATAGATATTATCGATTAAAAAATCGATATAAAGGTGCAGAATGTTTTATTGTTGGCAATGGCCCAAGTCTTAGGGCAGAAGATTTAAATTGGATTGCTGAAAAAAAAATCCTATCGTTCGGTGTAAATAAAATTCATTTAATATACCCGCAAACTCAATGGAGACCCAACTTTTATGTATGCGAAGATATCCCCGTTTTAGAAACAATAAAAGAAATCGTTAACGAGGAAAATGATATCACTAAGTTTCTTATGAAAATTCCAGGAATAAATTTGGATAAAAATACCATTTATATAAATAGGATTGCTTCTGAATTTACGGATATGGATTTTTTTTTAGAACCGGTACCGTTTTTATTTTGCGGACAAACAGTAATTTATATTTGCCTACAGCTTGCTCTATTTATGGGGTTTAAGAAGATATACTTGTTAGGAATTGACTTTAGCTGGAATTTTGATGATGCTGATCCTGATGATGAAGGTTTTTCTATTTTAAAATCTGATTCTCCTCATTTTGTACCAAATTATTTTCAGAAAGGGGAGAAACAGTATCTCGTGACTCGCGAACATTTTGAATACATGGTTCGCATTCTCCATTTTGCAAAAGAGATTCTAAATGATCTGGGGGTCGAGGTGTTTAATGCAACGAGAGGAGGTAAGTTGGAAGTATTCCCTCGAGTTTCTATTGATACACTAAAGACCGGTCGCTGA
- a CDS encoding HpcH/HpaI aldolase family protein yields the protein MSFNILEKLKRGKEVFGTWCMIPSSFTVDVIARTGLDFIVIDLEHGSISWETCEEMVKSSILHNCHPIVRVGDDQENTILHALETGCEGVLVPHVSKVEKAKAIVEAARYFPYGKRGLSPYTRCHGYTHVDLAESMKRHGESTFVGILVEGQEGINNLPEIAKVEGIDCIYLGMYDISQSVGLPGQLEHPDVINQLEKCLKIILTSGKTAGTFVRDIQTAKLYRSMGFKFLAFVADSYSMTTFYKNSVAEFHSK from the coding sequence ATGAGTTTTAATATTTTAGAAAAACTAAAAAGAGGAAAGGAAGTTTTTGGTACTTGGTGTATGATTCCTTCCTCCTTTACTGTAGATGTGATCGCAAGAACAGGATTAGATTTTATCGTAATTGATTTGGAGCATGGTTCTATTTCCTGGGAGACCTGTGAAGAAATGGTGAAGAGTTCCATACTTCATAACTGTCATCCAATTGTTCGCGTTGGTGATGATCAAGAAAACACAATCCTACATGCTTTAGAAACAGGCTGTGAAGGTGTTCTTGTGCCACACGTTTCAAAAGTTGAAAAGGCGAAAGCTATTGTCGAAGCAGCAAGATATTTTCCCTACGGAAAAAGAGGATTGAGCCCTTACACTCGTTGCCATGGATACACGCATGTTGATTTAGCTGAATCTATGAAAAGACATGGTGAATCAACATTTGTCGGTATTCTCGTCGAAGGCCAGGAAGGTATCAATAATTTGCCTGAAATTGCGAAAGTGGAAGGGATTGATTGTATTTATTTAGGAATGTATGATATATCACAGTCCGTTGGATTGCCGGGACAATTGGAACATCCTGATGTAATAAACCAATTAGAAAAATGTTTAAAAATTATTTTAACATCAGGCAAAACAGCAGGCACTTTTGTAAGAGATATTCAAACTGCAAAATTATATAGATCTATGGGGTTTAAATTTTTAGCCTTTGTAGCTGATAGTTATTCGATGACTACATTTTATAAAAATTCTGTAGCTGAATTTCATTCGAAATGA
- a CDS encoding 3-deoxy-manno-octulosonate cytidylyltransferase, translating into MKIVVGIPARMGSSRFPGKPLANILGKTMLEHCYRRCALSKYTTDLFVAACDEEIKTEVLRFNGRVIMTDRNIQRPGLRVATAAEELNLDDEDIVVVVQGDEPLVHPEMIDLAIKPLIEEKDVYVSNLCAKIGKDEWLDPGEIKVVTDLSMNALFMSRAPIPSVNHEEVRTDWWKQVCIMPFKWHFMKSFNHKLSPTPLELQESIEMNRAIQHGYKVRMIPSPFISKSVDTNEDRLKVEELMKSDPIFPLYSGK; encoded by the coding sequence ATGAAAATAGTAGTTGGTATCCCTGCTCGGATGGGTTCTTCAAGATTTCCTGGAAAACCTTTAGCAAATATATTGGGTAAAACAATGCTTGAACATTGTTACCGTAGATGTGCCTTAAGCAAATATACAACAGATCTTTTTGTAGCTGCTTGTGATGAAGAAATTAAAACTGAAGTTTTGAGATTTAATGGAAGGGTCATCATGACCGACCGGAATATTCAGCGACCAGGACTTCGAGTCGCAACCGCAGCAGAAGAATTGAATTTAGACGACGAAGATATTGTTGTAGTCGTTCAAGGTGATGAGCCCCTGGTACATCCCGAAATGATTGACCTTGCTATTAAACCTTTGATTGAAGAGAAGGATGTTTATGTGTCTAATCTTTGTGCAAAGATTGGTAAAGATGAGTGGCTTGATCCGGGCGAAATTAAGGTAGTAACTGATTTATCAATGAATGCACTTTTTATGTCTCGGGCACCAATTCCTTCTGTCAATCATGAAGAAGTAAGGACTGACTGGTGGAAACAAGTATGTATCATGCCTTTTAAGTGGCATTTTATGAAATCCTTTAATCACAAGTTGTCACCTACACCTCTTGAGCTGCAAGAGTCAATAGAAATGAATCGGGCGATTCAGCATGGATACAAAGTAAGAATGATTCCATCGCCGTTTATATCTAAATCTGTTGATACAAACGAGGATCGATTAAAGGTAGAAGAATTAATGAAATCGGATCCAATATTTCCTTTATATTCAGGTAAATAG
- a CDS encoding fumarylacetoacetate hydrolase family protein: MKFLRFQHKNEIFHGRIEGETIVAIDRAPWFGDTKDLFTVAEHEIQLLNPCTPNKIVGVALNYPGVAKGEENTEPLVFLKSNSKIVEHKGTINNPLVNTKVWGECELAIVIGAESYQLNSTNAKDKIFGYTIGNDVTAENFGNRDHHLAKSKAVDSFCALGPYIDTEFRPSEQIIKGFHNGVLLREGKLSERLWLETELLVWLTSWMTLSPGDVVLTGAPNRVRDRIYLEDGDEFISYISGLGELTVSFRNLHV; this comes from the coding sequence ATGAAATTTCTTAGATTTCAGCATAAGAATGAAATTTTCCACGGGAGAATTGAAGGTGAAACGATTGTAGCGATTGATCGTGCTCCCTGGTTTGGGGATACGAAGGATTTATTTACAGTAGCTGAGCATGAGATTCAATTGTTAAACCCTTGTACGCCAAATAAAATAGTTGGAGTTGCATTGAATTATCCTGGCGTTGCAAAAGGTGAGGAAAACACGGAGCCTTTAGTATTTTTAAAATCAAATTCTAAAATTGTCGAACATAAGGGAACAATCAATAATCCATTGGTGAATACAAAAGTTTGGGGTGAGTGCGAATTGGCCATTGTTATTGGCGCTGAATCCTATCAGTTAAATTCAACTAATGCTAAAGATAAAATTTTTGGATATACAATTGGAAATGATGTTACTGCAGAGAACTTCGGGAATCGAGACCACCATTTGGCGAAATCAAAAGCAGTAGACAGTTTTTGTGCACTCGGACCCTATATTGATACAGAATTTAGGCCAAGTGAACAAATAATAAAAGGATTTCATAATGGCGTATTACTTCGAGAAGGTAAACTATCAGAGAGACTTTGGTTGGAGACTGAACTCTTAGTTTGGCTAACATCATGGATGACTTTATCGCCTGGAGATGTTGTGCTTACGGGTGCACCAAATAGAGTAAGAGACCGTATTTATCTGGAGGACGGTGATGAATTTATTAGTTACATCTCTGGACTCGGCGAATTAACAGTTTCATTTCGGAATCTGCATGTTTGA
- a CDS encoding NAD-dependent epimerase/dehydratase family protein, protein MKILVFGGSGFLGSHVCDALSEAGHEVTIFDRNPSVWLRPNQRMIIGDLLDESFVSSSVNGFDIVYNFAALADLNQALDKPIDSIRINVLGNSYILEACRKHNVKRFVYASTVYVFSREGGFYRCSKQASEAYIEEYNKSFNLEYTILRYGSLYGPRSDEANGLYRIVKTALETGKITYEGSADSLREYIHVEDAARASVVAMGEEFKNQSVVLTGQEPMKVIELMKMLAEILGRPDSVSFLEGDQVGHYVRTPYAYQPKLGRKYIPPMHVDLGQGLLQLIEEVKSKKLT, encoded by the coding sequence ATGAAAATTTTAGTATTCGGTGGTTCAGGCTTTTTAGGTTCTCATGTTTGTGATGCTTTAAGTGAAGCAGGTCATGAAGTCACAATATTCGATAGAAATCCTTCCGTATGGTTGCGTCCAAATCAGAGAATGATAATCGGCGATCTTTTGGATGAGAGTTTTGTGAGTTCTAGTGTTAATGGCTTTGATATTGTTTATAATTTTGCTGCACTAGCTGATCTTAACCAAGCACTAGATAAACCAATAGATTCAATTCGGATTAATGTATTAGGTAATTCATATATATTAGAAGCTTGCCGTAAGCATAATGTGAAGAGGTTTGTTTATGCAAGTACCGTCTATGTATTTAGTCGTGAAGGTGGATTTTATCGATGTAGTAAACAAGCATCGGAAGCTTATATTGAAGAATACAATAAGTCTTTTAACCTTGAATATACAATTTTAAGATATGGTTCGCTTTATGGACCAAGATCAGACGAAGCAAATGGATTGTACCGAATTGTTAAAACCGCTTTAGAAACAGGAAAGATAACTTATGAGGGTAGCGCCGATAGTTTGCGAGAATATATTCATGTAGAAGATGCTGCACGTGCAAGTGTTGTTGCCATGGGTGAGGAATTTAAAAACCAAAGTGTTGTTTTGACTGGGCAAGAGCCAATGAAAGTAATTGAGTTAATGAAGATGCTTGCGGAAATTTTGGGACGGCCTGATTCAGTTTCTTTTTTAGAGGGAGACCAAGTTGGACATTACGTAAGAACTCCTTATGCCTATCAGCCGAAACTGGGAAGGAAATATATTCCCCCAATGCATGTGGATCTGGGTCAAGGTTTGTTGCAATTGATTGAAGAAGTAAAAAGCAAGAAGTTAACATAA